The proteins below come from a single Leptidea sinapis chromosome 20, ilLepSina1.1, whole genome shotgun sequence genomic window:
- the LOC126970108 gene encoding uncharacterized protein LOC126970108, translated as MREFKYDVIQLIQSVRERPCLWDKTQDTYKDRFERRTAWQEVFATLDEGYNDMTLEDKRLMGEQVLYKWTNIRDTFMKSLKAKLGRPRRKYVFHKYLKFLIDKSDDNIESGEETYCKVEKETPKEKKRSKKTREIKKPKVFDCTESQDSGTDLLNINEIDEVSDPRLMNEDEAFFASLLPTIVKYNEDEKLEFRIEVLNVMRNIKEKKNWGKIEME; from the exons ATGAGAGAATTCAAATATGATGTTATACAATTAATTCAGAGTGTTAGAGAAAGGCCTTGTCTTTGGGATAAAACACAAGATACTTATAAAGATCGTTTTGAACGACGGACGGCGTGGCAAGAAGTGTTCGCGACTCTTGATGAAGGTTACAATGATATGACGCTTGAGGACAAACGATTGATGG GTGAACAAGTTTTGTACAAATGGACGAACATTCGAGATACGTTCATGAAATCGCTCAAAGCAAAACTAGGCAGACCGCGGCGAAAATACGTATTCcacaaatatttaaagtttttaattgacAAATCCGACGATAACATAGAAAGCGGCGAAGAAACATATTGTAAAGTCGAAAAAGAGACGCCCAAAGAAAAGAAACGTTCCAAAAAGAcgagagaaataaaaaaacccAAGGTATTCGATTGTACCGAGAGCCAGGACAGTGGCACAGATCTATTGAACATCAATGAAATTGACGAAGTCAGTGATCCCAGGTTGATGAATGAAGATGAAGCCTTCTTCGCATCTTTACTGCCCACCATTGTCAAATACAATGAAGATGAGAAATTAGAGTTTAGGATTGAGGTTTTAAACGTTATGCGAAATATAAAAGAGAAAAAGAATTGGGGTAAGATTGAAATGGAATGA